In one window of Meiothermus sp. DNA:
- a CDS encoding autotransporter outer membrane beta-barrel domain-containing protein → MKRTGLRAQSILHPGVLLALSFWLLAFGGIALAQARTDLRGIVPGNRLGWEIQELRASVVVSKPTLLNLQIYSPGFDPNDYRRALQGQEELGDERYDKGQGKMVAQFVLSHDGQILAQQTYQVEPHRWVLFFRGPVEPGVYQLSSRLLGLGKNAFRYRIQTSVPGAAELLVDPTLQLYDVRQFQVGNPLSVATIKGQGWLEPFVLNVSPGVLPLRVGFYDEDGAKEMEGRVRLPDGRIEPREVSGDRNWAYYEIRQPGVITFGFRQPKTATQYSNTIGFRVDACMEVEQNAFRVVAPRPVTASAVDSEGRPLNVPIATEGDKIRTLTLSTLPEGYRLVRVEVQGGERLGNQSVRFGCAGGQARFVLEKIAPPEPAPTPLTTLEVEAVLVLPDGEQPLDLKVQVGEQEITLNQGRASLQLPPGGFKLTPQLSGARMVGPASVALEGGQTQRVRFLVYPKVELSLEAAPTTLRVGEQTTLTARVSTAFPRLLPADLELLLPPCLEALGATRLTAPVAQGRNAVLQIQARATCKAEPVVKAALSPWQQEASAGLRILQPATFTLRKEALTPSVVAGGEATWRLRVQNTGDEAGRVRLQDNLAAGLQGSPLDQTLKLQAGEERVLEVRARVAPDAPATLTNTARLLNEQNQPLAQARAEVQVLRPVAELSRTLDKRMVVPGEVVEVQLKVHNSGQAPLTYTLHDTYPEWLEVAQSPAFSGMLAPGASTTHAYRAQVRFGAPAEGSFLARLSSNGGDKTAPDYLQRTLLRLEKTVELARVLVGSPVTFSLRVGNPTDHPVTLELQESPDEGLKMQLPNSLRFTLGAGEVRELRLEAEAGRVGLLENQATTLVNGVPASFPAKAILTALPLMEPLRLSTIYLEFNVQSTITGERLLLTHLPPDPAAYEPGSARLDGKPIPDPRIDEAGRLFFELPYQTQGVFSYQLRHREGLGPIAEPTLTLRLADREVYLQGQQSYASFEKARPLQAQSREGFIQEPLPGTLFRVDKARVVLQTPYGLETRLSLNGQPVDSKNLGQATYDTGKGLQRLEYYGLPLQPGRNLIEVQTVAGSDRVEVFLTGNPTRLEVRPLRLLADGRTPIELEIRALDALGLPAGFGAVTVETSIEPTDPDAFPLLSGYQLLLKDGQALLRLKPTPTPTSLRLRLAFDELEGQAEFFVLGRQNRLWQFQGSVGMRLGESIQVFGLGRGYLESPLAAGTLRAALDGSLRFNQGQPQVESGLRDLPDPNGRFPLTGTGNEAQWPLRSDDPVALRYDQAGFSLGYYADQLSVFGLSGLPQGTALRIETRDDLALQGFAGWLPVNSKTDLIVPDGTRFYRLSGPAEPGSERAVLLVGASERPLERLKDYVLDAASGTLTLAEPLWPSAPDFQPVRLRVVYAPLGSARELGYGAGARWKLGDFSIGAGAAYLPGSGWRYGAEAAYQLPGFGLRATYSQGIVHGRLGLELSGKNGSLESSANLAYEGRLQGQAQVAYSLSEADRVLLEHQTAEANRTGLLYTRRLTPAFSVGGGLGYTWESGTTLALGRLGLESGALRSELTHAQPFSLTESAFTRLRSTLALDANLSAEADLTQTWGLGLSGSLGLKQKLGGANLSLAYQLPGASGEGNRARFGLEAPFPLSDSWSLNASAGYERSFSSGNDQMAFGLALRYQAENFAATLGGETAWAAGQPKVVLRAGATGQLDAQQSLSLDANYQLVPTLEGRFTLAYALRGREASLLTYHRLSSGTERVLEGALAASYQPDLAFQLRPSLAYRLKLDDPAGHTYQLGLGGNYYFTDWLGLGAAAYYQLQPGTQSSATAFSLEASFRVVEGLWFNAGYTFGGFVGPTPDTAPGFYLRLDILGGGR, encoded by the coding sequence GTGAAGAGGACAGGGCTCAGAGCACAGAGCATCCTGCACCCTGGGGTGTTGCTGGCCTTGAGCTTCTGGCTCCTGGCTTTCGGCGGCATAGCGCTGGCCCAGGCCCGCACCGACCTACGGGGCATCGTACCGGGGAATCGGCTGGGCTGGGAGATTCAGGAGCTGCGGGCCAGCGTGGTGGTGAGCAAACCCACCCTTCTGAACCTGCAAATTTATTCGCCCGGCTTCGACCCGAACGATTACCGCCGTGCCCTGCAGGGCCAGGAAGAGCTGGGCGACGAACGCTACGACAAAGGCCAGGGCAAAATGGTGGCGCAGTTTGTGCTTTCGCACGACGGGCAGATTCTGGCCCAGCAGACCTACCAGGTGGAGCCCCACCGCTGGGTGCTGTTCTTCCGGGGCCCGGTTGAGCCCGGGGTATACCAGCTTTCCAGCCGCCTCTTAGGCCTGGGCAAGAACGCCTTCCGCTACCGCATCCAGACCAGTGTGCCCGGGGCCGCCGAGCTGCTGGTTGATCCCACCCTGCAACTCTACGATGTGCGCCAGTTCCAGGTCGGCAACCCCCTCTCGGTCGCCACCATCAAGGGACAAGGCTGGCTCGAGCCCTTCGTGCTGAACGTGAGCCCCGGGGTACTGCCCCTGCGCGTGGGCTTCTACGACGAGGACGGCGCCAAGGAGATGGAAGGCCGGGTACGGCTGCCGGACGGGCGCATAGAGCCGCGCGAGGTTTCCGGCGACCGGAACTGGGCCTATTACGAGATCCGCCAGCCGGGGGTGATTACCTTTGGCTTTCGCCAGCCCAAAACCGCCACCCAGTACTCCAACACCATCGGCTTCCGGGTAGATGCCTGCATGGAGGTCGAGCAGAACGCCTTCCGGGTGGTGGCTCCGCGGCCCGTAACCGCCAGCGCGGTGGACAGCGAAGGCCGCCCCCTGAACGTACCCATTGCCACCGAGGGCGACAAAATCCGAACCCTTACCCTCTCCACCCTGCCGGAAGGCTACCGCCTGGTGCGGGTGGAGGTACAGGGCGGCGAACGCCTGGGCAACCAGAGTGTGCGCTTTGGCTGTGCGGGGGGCCAGGCCCGCTTTGTGCTGGAAAAAATCGCCCCCCCTGAACCGGCCCCAACCCCCCTGACCACGCTGGAAGTTGAGGCGGTGCTGGTGCTGCCAGATGGCGAACAACCCCTGGACCTGAAGGTGCAGGTAGGCGAACAGGAGATAACCTTGAACCAGGGAAGGGCAAGCCTGCAGCTACCGCCGGGCGGCTTCAAGCTCACCCCCCAACTGAGCGGCGCCCGCATGGTGGGGCCCGCGTCGGTAGCGCTCGAGGGCGGCCAGACCCAGCGGGTGCGCTTTCTGGTTTACCCGAAAGTAGAGCTTAGCCTGGAAGCCGCCCCGACCACGCTGCGGGTGGGCGAACAGACTACCCTAACGGCCCGTGTCAGCACGGCTTTCCCCCGCCTGCTGCCCGCCGATCTGGAGCTTCTGCTACCCCCCTGCCTGGAGGCCCTGGGCGCCACCCGCCTGACCGCCCCCGTGGCCCAGGGCCGCAACGCGGTTTTGCAGATACAGGCCCGGGCCACCTGCAAGGCCGAACCTGTGGTCAAGGCCGCGCTTTCTCCCTGGCAACAAGAAGCCTCCGCCGGCTTGCGTATCCTTCAGCCCGCTACCTTTACCCTGCGCAAGGAAGCGCTCACCCCCAGTGTGGTAGCAGGCGGTGAAGCCACCTGGCGCCTGCGGGTACAGAACACCGGCGACGAAGCGGGCCGGGTACGCTTGCAAGACAACCTGGCCGCAGGGCTGCAGGGCTCGCCGCTCGACCAGACCCTAAAGCTTCAGGCCGGTGAAGAACGGGTGCTCGAGGTACGCGCCCGGGTAGCCCCGGACGCACCCGCCACCCTTACGAACACCGCCCGCCTGCTCAACGAGCAAAACCAACCCCTGGCCCAAGCCCGCGCCGAGGTACAGGTGCTGCGCCCGGTGGCCGAACTTTCGCGCACGCTCGACAAGCGCATGGTGGTACCGGGGGAGGTGGTGGAGGTGCAGCTGAAAGTACACAACAGCGGCCAGGCCCCCCTGACCTACACCCTGCACGACACCTACCCCGAGTGGCTCGAGGTGGCCCAAAGCCCAGCGTTCAGCGGTATGCTCGCGCCCGGGGCCAGCACGACCCACGCCTACCGGGCCCAGGTGCGCTTTGGGGCCCCGGCGGAGGGGAGCTTCCTGGCCCGGCTCTCCTCCAACGGCGGTGATAAAACCGCCCCCGATTACCTCCAGCGCACCCTGTTGCGGCTGGAAAAAACCGTCGAGCTAGCGCGGGTGCTGGTGGGGAGCCCGGTAACTTTCTCCCTGCGCGTGGGCAACCCCACCGACCACCCGGTAACCCTCGAGCTGCAAGAGTCGCCCGACGAAGGCCTCAAGATGCAGCTACCCAACAGCCTGCGCTTCACCTTAGGGGCTGGGGAAGTGCGCGAACTGCGGCTCGAGGCCGAGGCGGGCCGGGTGGGCCTGTTGGAAAACCAGGCCACGACCCTGGTAAACGGGGTTCCGGCCTCCTTCCCGGCCAAAGCCATCCTGACCGCGCTGCCCCTTATGGAGCCTTTGCGCCTTTCCACAATCTACCTGGAGTTCAACGTCCAGAGCACTATCACCGGGGAGCGCCTGCTGCTCACCCACCTGCCCCCCGACCCAGCCGCTTACGAGCCCGGCTCAGCCCGGCTCGACGGCAAGCCCATCCCCGACCCCCGGATAGACGAGGCAGGCCGGTTGTTCTTCGAACTGCCCTACCAGACCCAGGGGGTCTTTTCCTACCAACTGCGCCACCGCGAGGGCCTGGGGCCCATTGCCGAACCCACCCTGACGCTGCGCCTTGCCGACCGCGAGGTGTACCTGCAAGGCCAGCAGAGCTACGCCAGCTTCGAGAAAGCCCGACCGCTACAGGCCCAGTCCCGCGAGGGTTTCATTCAAGAACCTCTGCCCGGCACCCTCTTCCGAGTGGACAAGGCCCGGGTGGTGCTGCAAACCCCCTACGGCCTCGAGACCCGCCTGAGCCTCAACGGACAGCCGGTAGACAGCAAAAACCTGGGCCAGGCCACCTACGATACCGGCAAAGGTCTGCAGCGCCTGGAATACTACGGCCTGCCGTTGCAACCGGGCCGGAACCTAATAGAGGTGCAAACTGTGGCCGGCTCCGACCGGGTGGAGGTCTTTTTAACGGGTAACCCCACCCGGCTGGAGGTACGCCCTCTGCGCTTGCTGGCCGATGGCCGGACGCCGATTGAGCTAGAGATACGGGCCCTGGATGCCCTGGGCCTGCCGGCGGGCTTTGGCGCCGTGACGGTGGAGACCTCCATCGAGCCCACCGATCCCGACGCCTTCCCACTTTTGTCGGGTTATCAGTTGCTGCTCAAGGACGGACAGGCCCTCCTGCGGCTCAAGCCCACCCCCACCCCCACCTCGTTGCGCCTGCGGCTGGCCTTTGACGAACTCGAGGGCCAGGCCGAGTTCTTTGTGCTGGGGCGCCAGAACCGGCTGTGGCAGTTCCAGGGCAGCGTGGGGATGCGCTTGGGCGAGAGCATTCAGGTGTTTGGCCTGGGGCGTGGCTACCTGGAAAGCCCCTTGGCCGCCGGCACGCTGCGGGCCGCCCTGGATGGCTCGCTGCGCTTTAACCAGGGCCAGCCCCAGGTGGAAAGCGGCCTGCGCGATTTACCCGACCCCAACGGGCGCTTCCCCCTGACGGGTACGGGCAACGAGGCCCAGTGGCCCCTGCGCTCGGACGACCCGGTGGCCCTGCGCTACGACCAGGCGGGCTTTAGCCTGGGCTATTATGCCGACCAGTTGAGCGTCTTCGGGCTCAGTGGGCTGCCCCAGGGCACCGCCCTGCGCATCGAAACCCGCGACGATCTGGCCCTGCAGGGCTTTGCTGGCTGGCTCCCTGTGAACAGTAAAACCGACCTGATCGTACCCGACGGCACCCGCTTCTACCGGCTCAGTGGCCCTGCCGAGCCCGGCAGCGAGCGGGCGGTGCTCCTGGTGGGGGCCAGCGAAAGGCCCCTCGAGCGCCTTAAGGATTATGTACTAGACGCCGCCAGCGGCACCCTGACCCTCGCAGAGCCGTTGTGGCCCAGCGCCCCCGACTTCCAGCCGGTGCGCCTTAGGGTGGTGTATGCCCCGCTGGGCAGCGCCCGCGAACTCGGCTACGGGGCTGGGGCCCGCTGGAAGCTGGGCGATTTCAGCATTGGCGCGGGGGCGGCGTACCTGCCCGGCAGCGGCTGGCGCTACGGGGCCGAGGCCGCCTACCAGCTTCCTGGCTTTGGCCTGCGGGCTACCTACAGCCAGGGGATCGTCCACGGGCGGCTGGGCCTCGAGCTCTCTGGCAAGAACGGTTCCCTCGAGTCCAGCGCCAACCTGGCCTACGAGGGCAGGCTCCAGGGCCAGGCCCAGGTGGCCTACAGCCTGAGTGAGGCCGACCGGGTCTTGCTGGAGCACCAGACCGCCGAGGCCAACCGCACCGGCCTGCTCTACACCCGCCGTCTCACGCCCGCCTTCTCGGTGGGGGGCGGGCTGGGCTACACCTGGGAAAGCGGCACCACCCTGGCCCTGGGCCGGCTGGGCCTGGAAAGCGGGGCTTTGAGAAGCGAGCTCACCCACGCCCAGCCTTTTAGCCTGACCGAGAGCGCCTTCACCCGCCTGCGCAGCACCCTTGCCCTGGATGCCAACCTGAGCGCCGAGGCCGACCTGACCCAGACCTGGGGCCTGGGCCTATCGGGCAGCCTGGGGCTGAAGCAAAAACTGGGGGGCGCCAATCTTTCCCTCGCCTACCAGCTCCCGGGGGCCTCGGGCGAGGGTAACCGGGCCCGTTTTGGCCTGGAGGCCCCCTTCCCCCTTTCTGATAGCTGGAGCCTGAACGCCAGCGCTGGCTATGAGCGCAGCTTCTCCAGCGGTAACGACCAAATGGCCTTTGGCCTGGCCCTGCGCTACCAGGCCGAGAACTTCGCCGCCACCCTGGGCGGCGAGACCGCCTGGGCCGCCGGTCAGCCCAAGGTGGTGCTGCGGGCCGGAGCCACCGGGCAGCTCGACGCCCAGCAGTCGCTCTCGCTGGACGCCAACTACCAGCTGGTGCCCACACTGGAGGGCCGCTTTACGCTGGCCTATGCCCTGCGCGGGCGCGAGGCCTCGCTGCTCACCTACCACCGCCTTAGCAGTGGAACTGAGCGTGTTCTCGAGGGGGCCCTGGCCGCCAGCTATCAGCCGGATCTGGCTTTCCAGCTCCGCCCCAGCCTGGCCTACCGCCTCAAGCTGGACGACCCCGCCGGCCACACCTACCAGCTGGGCCTGGGCGGCAACTACTACTTCACCGACTGGCTGGGCCTGGGAGCCGCCGCCTACTACCAGCTCCAGCCCGGCACCCAGAGCAGCGCCACGGCGTTTTCGCTCGAGGCCAGCTTCCGGGTGGTAGAAGGCCTGTGGTTCAACGCCGGCTACACCTTTGGCGGCTTTGTGGGCCCGACCCCCGACACCGCGCCGGGTTTTTACCTTCGCCTCGATATTCTGGGAGGTGGCCGATGA
- a CDS encoding folate-binding protein YgfZ → MSLQALHEAHGVTWRTQGEQVIPWNYGDVEAELEALRYGAALLDFAEYGLVELKGADRHDFLHNQCTSDIRRMPEGSWLETVFLNARGQIEHIGLVLHLGESFWISSPSAKALANRFRKYIVFDQVEVNELQGWLTLRLQGSKVEQVAKRLGPLPPRWGLQKGEGLVMTRDELGLWLFASAAQAPLFTKMLLENGATPVGREAWQIWRVERGQADLPEALGELPQEVGWEGRVSYKKGCYLGQEIMARLEARGNTRYQLMGLLGQKEIPAGAEVFREGKRVGRVGTAVESPHLGAVALALLRKELAPGDQVQIEGWSATVSALPMQ, encoded by the coding sequence ATGTCGTTGCAGGCATTGCACGAGGCGCATGGGGTGACCTGGCGTACCCAGGGTGAGCAAGTGATTCCGTGGAACTACGGCGACGTCGAGGCCGAACTCGAGGCCCTCCGGTATGGCGCAGCCCTGCTCGATTTCGCCGAATATGGGCTGGTGGAGCTAAAAGGTGCCGACCGGCACGATTTTTTGCACAACCAGTGCACCTCCGACATCCGCCGGATGCCCGAAGGGAGCTGGCTCGAGACGGTTTTCCTGAACGCCAGGGGCCAGATTGAGCATATAGGTCTGGTGCTGCATCTGGGTGAGTCCTTCTGGATTAGCTCCCCCAGCGCCAAAGCCCTCGCCAACCGTTTTCGCAAATACATCGTGTTCGATCAGGTGGAGGTGAACGAGCTCCAGGGCTGGCTCACCCTGCGCCTGCAGGGCTCCAAAGTCGAGCAGGTCGCAAAGCGCTTAGGGCCGCTGCCGCCGCGTTGGGGGCTCCAAAAAGGCGAGGGCCTGGTCATGACCCGTGATGAGCTGGGCCTATGGCTTTTTGCAAGCGCCGCGCAGGCACCGCTGTTTACCAAAATGCTGTTGGAGAATGGAGCTACGCCGGTAGGCCGCGAAGCCTGGCAGATCTGGCGGGTCGAGCGCGGTCAGGCCGATCTGCCCGAGGCCCTGGGCGAGCTGCCCCAGGAGGTCGGCTGGGAGGGCCGGGTGAGCTACAAGAAAGGCTGCTACCTGGGGCAGGAGATTATGGCCAGGCTCGAGGCCCGGGGTAACACCCGCTACCAACTGATGGGCCTGCTGGGCCAGAAGGAAATCCCCGCCGGGGCCGAGGTTTTCCGCGAGGGCAAGCGAGTAGGCCGGGTGGGCACCGCAGTGGAGTCGCCCCATCTGGGCGCGGTCGCCCTGGCACTGTTGCGCAAGGAGCTGGCCCCCGGCGACCAGGTGCAGATTGAGGGCTGGTCGGCCACCGTGTCGGCATTGCCCATGCAATAA
- a CDS encoding CinA family nicotinamide mononucleotide deamidase-related protein, with protein sequence MFLAEIIGVGDELLYGETVDTNTAEIAVSLQPYAVAVRRTLRVADDLETLAQEVRQAWQKARLVVLSGGLGPTPDDITREAIAAALDEDLQLDPAVLEWLQKLFAERGWKMPETNRKQAQKIPSARWIENPRGTAPGWWVHQEDKDLVCLPGPPAEWRPMWAEILPQLHLPQKPYKQVTFKTFGLGESRIVELLGELFKRNGQVEVGTYAKMDGVAVVVRGEPSLVDRLAAQIRPLLDEAVWGQDADTLPVLVLKRLEVQQATLATLESMTGGVLGALLTGVAGASKSYLGGLVPYHPSAKSQLPIDPGVATQHGVVSAAFAEAMASAARHMLNSTYALSTTGVAGPEALEGQPVGTLFVGLAGPGGVKSRHFRLPGANREMLRQRAAHAALAFLLGELQ encoded by the coding sequence ATGTTTTTAGCAGAAATAATTGGCGTGGGGGATGAGCTCTTATACGGCGAAACCGTGGATACCAACACGGCTGAGATTGCCGTCAGCCTTCAGCCCTACGCCGTAGCGGTGCGCCGGACGCTTCGGGTCGCCGACGACCTGGAAACCCTGGCCCAGGAGGTACGTCAGGCCTGGCAAAAGGCCCGGCTGGTGGTGCTTTCGGGCGGGCTGGGCCCCACCCCCGACGATATCACCCGCGAGGCCATCGCGGCCGCCCTGGACGAGGATTTGCAGCTTGACCCGGCAGTGCTGGAGTGGCTTCAGAAGCTCTTCGCGGAGAGGGGCTGGAAGATGCCCGAGACCAACCGCAAACAGGCCCAAAAAATCCCCTCGGCCCGCTGGATCGAGAACCCCAGGGGCACCGCGCCGGGTTGGTGGGTGCACCAGGAAGACAAAGACCTGGTGTGCCTGCCCGGCCCTCCGGCCGAGTGGCGCCCAATGTGGGCCGAGATCCTGCCCCAGCTGCATCTGCCACAAAAGCCCTACAAGCAGGTGACCTTCAAGACCTTTGGCCTGGGGGAGTCGCGCATTGTGGAGTTGCTGGGCGAGCTGTTTAAGCGCAACGGGCAGGTCGAGGTGGGCACCTACGCTAAAATGGATGGGGTGGCGGTGGTGGTGCGCGGCGAACCAAGCCTGGTAGACCGCCTTGCGGCTCAGATCCGCCCCCTCCTGGACGAAGCGGTTTGGGGCCAGGATGCCGACACTTTACCTGTGCTGGTGCTCAAAAGGCTGGAAGTCCAACAGGCCACCCTGGCCACCCTCGAGTCCATGACCGGGGGGGTGCTGGGGGCCCTCCTGACTGGGGTCGCGGGCGCTTCCAAAAGTTACCTGGGCGGGCTGGTTCCCTACCACCCTTCGGCCAAGTCCCAACTCCCCATTGACCCAGGTGTAGCCACTCAACATGGTGTGGTTTCTGCTGCCTTCGCCGAGGCCATGGCTTCCGCTGCTCGCCACATGCTGAACTCAACCTACGCCCTCTCCACTACCGGGGTGGCCGGGCCCGAAGCCCTGGAAGGTCAGCCGGTAGGTACGCTCTTTGTGGGACTGGCCGGTCCGGGCGGCGTCAAGTCCAGGCACTTTCGCCTGCCCGGCGCCAACCGCGAAATGCTGCGCCAGCGGGCAGCCCATGCCGCCCTGGCCTTTTTGCTGGGTGAGCTGCAATGA
- the thpR gene encoding RNA 2',3'-cyclic phosphodiesterase: MRLFYAIFPPRAVQEALGEAQEKVRGFKGWKLSPPPQLHITLLFLGPQPEERLPEFRRIGREVAATVPEFKVELAGTGYFPPTGSPRVWFVKASGVGLEPLAQRLQRALPEIKTAAFHPHLTLARKKGPAPRIGPLVLNLQFQARAVCLVESKLERSGSQYRVIEQFPLVSIAL, translated from the coding sequence ATGAGGCTCTTCTATGCCATCTTCCCCCCGCGCGCGGTGCAAGAAGCCCTGGGCGAAGCCCAGGAAAAAGTGCGGGGTTTCAAGGGCTGGAAGCTGAGCCCACCCCCCCAACTCCACATCACCCTGCTCTTTTTAGGACCACAACCCGAGGAGCGCCTGCCGGAGTTCCGCCGAATCGGACGGGAAGTAGCCGCCACAGTGCCAGAGTTTAAGGTAGAGCTGGCTGGAACCGGGTACTTCCCCCCCACGGGCTCACCCCGGGTCTGGTTTGTCAAGGCCAGCGGGGTGGGCCTGGAACCCCTGGCCCAAAGACTGCAGCGAGCGCTTCCAGAGATAAAAACCGCAGCGTTCCACCCCCACCTGACCCTGGCCCGCAAAAAAGGCCCAGCCCCTCGCATTGGGCCGCTGGTACTGAATCTACAGTTCCAGGCCAGAGCAGTATGCTTGGTGGAGTCTAAGCTGGAGCGTTCGGGTTCACAGTATCGCGTTATAGAGCAGTTCCCGCTTGTCAGTATCGCGTTATAG
- the recA gene encoding recombinase RecA: MDKEKQKALEGALKSIEKQFGKGAVMRLGEAPRQQVDVISTGSLGLDMALGIGGIPKGRIIEIYGPESGGKTTLALSIIAQAQQAGGVAAFVDAEHALDPIYAKSLGVNIDDLLVSQPDTGEQALEIVELLTRSGAIDVIVIDSVAALVPQAEIEGQMGDAFVGIQARLMSQALRKLTAALSKSNTAAIFINQIREKVGTMYGNPETTPGGRALKFYASVRLDVRKQGQPIKVGNDAVGNRVRVKVTKNKLAPPFREHEIELYFGKGIDPLADLVTVAIATEVVDKSGSWLSYGDTRLGQGKEKAAEFLKGEPRMAQEIREKVLAQAGKLSVLATPGEDEESSAVVAEA, encoded by the coding sequence ATGGATAAGGAGAAACAAAAAGCGTTGGAAGGAGCCCTAAAGTCCATCGAGAAGCAGTTTGGTAAAGGGGCCGTGATGCGCCTGGGCGAGGCCCCCCGGCAGCAGGTGGATGTGATTTCCACAGGCAGCTTAGGTCTGGATATGGCCCTGGGCATCGGCGGCATTCCCAAGGGGCGGATCATCGAGATTTACGGCCCCGAGTCGGGCGGCAAGACCACCCTGGCCCTCTCCATCATTGCGCAGGCCCAGCAGGCCGGTGGGGTAGCCGCCTTCGTAGACGCCGAGCATGCCCTGGATCCCATTTACGCCAAAAGCCTGGGGGTCAACATCGACGACCTGCTGGTCTCCCAGCCCGACACCGGCGAACAGGCCCTGGAAATTGTGGAACTCCTGACCCGTTCGGGCGCCATCGACGTGATTGTGATTGACTCGGTGGCCGCCCTGGTGCCCCAGGCCGAAATCGAAGGGCAGATGGGCGATGCTTTTGTAGGCATCCAGGCCCGCTTGATGAGCCAGGCCCTGCGAAAGCTCACCGCAGCCCTCTCCAAGAGCAACACCGCGGCCATATTTATTAATCAAATCCGTGAAAAGGTGGGCACCATGTACGGCAACCCCGAGACCACCCCCGGCGGGCGGGCGCTCAAGTTTTATGCCTCGGTGCGGCTGGACGTACGCAAACAGGGCCAGCCCATCAAGGTAGGCAACGATGCGGTAGGCAACCGGGTACGGGTCAAGGTGACCAAGAACAAGCTGGCCCCCCCCTTCCGCGAGCACGAGATCGAGCTGTACTTCGGCAAGGGCATTGACCCCCTGGCCGACCTGGTAACAGTAGCGATTGCCACAGAAGTGGTGGACAAATCGGGCTCCTGGCTTTCCTACGGCGATACCCGGCTGGGCCAGGGCAAAGAGAAGGCTGCCGAGTTCCTCAAGGGCGAACCCCGGATGGCCCAGGAGATCCGCGAGAAAGTTTTGGCCCAAGCTGGTAAGCTATCGGTATTGGCGACCCCAGGAGAGGACGAGGAGTCTTCTGCCGTGGTTGCCGAAGCTTAA